Proteins encoded within one genomic window of Eurosta solidaginis isolate ZX-2024a chromosome 1, ASM4086904v1, whole genome shotgun sequence:
- the LOC137236422 gene encoding piggyBac transposable element-derived protein 4-like: MKEPNVSRQVLGQNIIRERSGPARCTEMLSIEQTFKCFMNVEMADIIMHHTNKLAKETYNAYNNAHPNTTPKSWMPVSITELYAFFGILIMTGANHSNGEHVRDLWSVKNYPLYRATMGVNRFCSILRFLRFDDKNTRARRLLTDKAAPISELWTMMNNNLAAHYKPSSCLTIDEQLFPYRGRTRFTQYIPSKPAKYGVKVWWICDATNAYPLHGQIYTGQAETGRETNQGERVVKDLSTKYQGSGRNITMDNFFTTLPVAELLLTWKLTIVGTLRKNKSYIPQETKKNKNRTIGSTTFGFKNNVTMCSYVPKKNKAVILLSTMPNDAEIADSVKHEIIEYYNRTKDGVDRMDQMFAEYPTQRQTKRWPLAMFFNMLDITALAAYIVYDLNNPMLPWRTNNKRKQILRSLAEALCMPIIETRAINRQVTRNFSTKIAIEAYFNRPLESMVSTAVSTSAAVRTPKPVSGSCYLCYAQEEKRRRKTRKLCAKCKKPMCLVHSVTSTNCSICHDFP, translated from the coding sequence ATGAAAGAACCAAATGTAAGTCGTCAGGTACTCGGACAAAATATTATAAGAGAACGTTCTGGACCAGCTAGATGCACTGAAATGTTGTCAATAGAGCAAACATTCAAATGTTTCATGAACGTTGAAATGGCTGATATAATTATGCACCACACAAATAAGTTAGCAAAAGAAACTTATAATGCTTACAACAATGCGCATCCAAACACAACTCCTAAGTCATGGATGCCGGTGTCAATAACAGAGCTGTATGCATTTTTTGGCATACTTATTATGACTGGTGCGAACCATAGCAATGGAGAACATGTTCGAGATTTATGGAGCGTCAAAAACTATCCTTTATATCGCGCCACAATGGGAGTCAACCGTTTCTGTTCGATATTGCGGTTCCTAAGATTTGACGACAAAAACACTCGTGCAAGACGCTTACTAACTGATAAAGCAGCACCGATCAGTGAGTTGTGGACGATGATGAACAATAATCTTGCTGCACATTACAAGCCCAGCTCATGCTTGACGATTGATGAACAATTATTTCCTTACCGTGGACGCACACGGTTTACGCAGTACATACCGTCAAAGCCTGCTAAATATGGTGTCAAGGTTTGGTGGATTTGCGATGCCACAAatgcatatccactgcatggacaaatatatactggccaagcagAAACTGGTAGGGAAACGAACCAAGGCGAACGAGTGGTGAAGGATTTGTCTACCAAATACCAAGGAAGTGGCCGAAACATTacaatggacaatttttttacgaCCTTGCCAGTTGCAGAACTGCTTCTCACCTGGAAACTCACGATCGTTGGAACTTTGCGCAAAAACAAATCATATATTCCTCAAGAAACGAAGAAGAACAAAAACAGAACAATTGGTTCAACGACATTTGGCTTCAAAAATAATGTGACAATGTGCTCTTATGTTcccaaaaaaaataaagcagtaaTTTTGCTTTCGACCATGCCTAATGATGCTGAAATAGCTGACAGTGTGAAACatgaaataattgaatattataatCGTACCAAAGATGGTGTTGATCGAATGGACCAAATGTTTGCGGAATATCCAACACAAAGACAAACAAAACGATGGCCACTAGCGATGTTCTTCAACATGCTGGACATTACAGCTCTTGCAGCCTACATTGTCTACGATTTGAATAACCCTATGTTGCCTTGGAGAACAAACAACAAGCGTAAGCAGATCCTGCGCAGCTTGGCTGAAGCATTGTGTATGCCCATTATTGAAACCAGAGCCATAAATCGTCAAGTGACGCGAAATTTTTCGACTAAAATTGCTATTGAAGCATATTTCAACCGACCGCTGGAATCAATGGTGTCAACAGCAGTATCAACATCTGCCGCAGTGCGCACGCCAAAACCTGTGTCCGGATCTTGCTATTTATGTTACGCACAAGAGGAAAAACGCCGTAGAAAAACCAGAAAGCTGTGCGCCAAATGTAAGAAGCCAATGTGTCTTGTACATTCGGTCACATCAACAAATTGCTCTATTTGCCATGATTTTCCTTAG